In the Oncorhynchus gorbuscha isolate QuinsamMale2020 ecotype Even-year linkage group LG05, OgorEven_v1.0, whole genome shotgun sequence genome, one interval contains:
- the LOC124035882 gene encoding autophagy-related protein 13-like isoform X1, whose translation MHSMMDSDLSPQDKKDLDKFIKFFALKTVQVIVQARLGEKVCTRSLSSPTGSDWFNLAIKDIPEVTHESKKALAGQLPGIERSMCVEISLKTSEGDSMELETWCLEMNEKCDKDIKVSYTVYNRMSLLLKSLLAITRVTPAYKLSRKQGHDYVILYRIYFGEVQLTGLGEGFQTVRVGVVGTPIGTITLSCAYRTNLAFMSTRQFERTAPIMGIIIDHFVERPFGNVGHMHPCNYRAPGEDEGAYNGVEDSQEVCTTSFSTSPPSQLYCSRLSYQSPVLVGAADFCHPSTLNAANPHQMGVPGKEGGVPQQVPVQPCHGAQAEHRRVSSCPPADHVPATPSSSGEDAETSSRSVGVKSGSPCGVLETTFTRKVGAFVNKPGTQVTTASLDLPFAAFAPRAYDLEENDPMVQPPESSATSSPLQGSLHSQGSGESGGPAQDDFVMVDFKPAFSKDDLLPMDLGTFYREFQNPPQLTSLTIDVSSQSMAEDLDSLPEKLAVYEKNIDEFDAFVDTLQ comes from the exons A TGCATTCCATGATGGACAGTGATCTAAGTCCTCAGGATAAAAAAGACTTGGACAAGTTCATAAAGTTTTTCGCTTTGAAG ACAGTACAGGTGATAGTCCAAGCTCGACTTGGGGAAAAAGTATGCACACGCTCCTTGTCTTCACCTACTGGCTCTGATTGG TTCAACCTGGCAATCAAAGATATCCCAGAAGTTACACATGAGTCAAAGAAAGCTCTGGCCGGGCAGCTTCCTGGCATCGAACGGTCCATGTGTGTTGAGATCTCCCTCAAAACCTCAGAG GGAGACTCGATGGAATTGGAGACATGGTGTCTCGAAATGAACGAGAA GTGTGACAAAGATATTAAAGTGTCCTACACTGTCTATAACCGCATGTCATTACTGCTCAAGTCACTACTGGCTATCACAAGGGTAACCCCAGCCTACAAACTCTCACGAAAGCAAGGGCACGACTATGTCATACTGTACAG GATATATTTTGGAGAGGTTCAACTTACAGGATTGGGAGAAG GGTTCCAGACAGTGCGTGTAGGAGTTGTGGGTACTCCTATTGGAACCATCACCTTATCTTGTGCCTACAGGACAAACCTGGCCTTCATGTCCACCAG GCAGTTTGAGAGGACGGCTCCGATTATGGGCATAATCATTGACCACTTCGTTGAGCGCCCCTTTGGCAACGTGGGACACATGCATCCATGTAACTACAG AGCACCCGGAGAAGATGAAGGAGCATACAATGGGGTGGAGGATTCTCAGGAAGTGTGCACCACGTCCTTCTCCACTTCTCCACCCTCACAA ctctactGCTCTCGTCTTTCTTATCAGTCTCCTGTGCTTGTTGGAGCTGCTGACTTCTGCCACCCCTCTACCTTAAACGCTGCCAACCCACACCAG ATGGGAGTTCCAGGGAAGGAGGGCGGCGTACCCCAGCAGGTGCCTGTGCAGCCTTGTCATGGAGCCCAGGCAGAGCATCGACGAGTGTCCTCATGCCCCCCTGCTGATCATGTTCCCGCCACGCCATCCAGCAG TGGTGAGGACGCAGAGACCTCGTCGAGGAGCGTTGGGGTGAAGAGTGGCTCTCCCTGTGGTGTACTGGAGACCACCTTCACCAGGAAAGTGGGTGCCTTTGTCAACAAGCCAGGCACACAG GTAACCACAGCAAGCCTGGACTTACCATTTGCAGCGTTTGCTCCCAGAGCCTATGACCTCGAGGAAAATGACCCTATG GTTCAGCCGCCGGAGTCCTCAGCCACGTCCTCTCCTCTGCAGGGCAGTTTGCACTCCCAAGGCTCTGGTGAGAGTGGAGGCCCGGCACAGGACGACTTTGTTATGGTGGACTTT AAGCCTGCGTTCTCCAAGGATGACCTCCTTCCCATGGACCTTGGCACATTCTACAGAGAGTTCCAGAATCCCCCACAGCTCACCAGCCTCACTATTGATGTCAGTTCTCAGTCCATGGCAGAAGACCTG GACTCTCTTCCTGAAAAACTGGCAGTATACGAGAAGAACATTGATGAATTTGATGCATTTGTGGACACATTGCAGTAG
- the LOC124035882 gene encoding autophagy-related protein 13-like isoform X2: MMDSDLSPQDKKDLDKFIKFFALKTVQVIVQARLGEKVCTRSLSSPTGSDWFNLAIKDIPEVTHESKKALAGQLPGIERSMCVEISLKTSEGDSMELETWCLEMNEKCDKDIKVSYTVYNRMSLLLKSLLAITRVTPAYKLSRKQGHDYVILYRIYFGEVQLTGLGEGFQTVRVGVVGTPIGTITLSCAYRTNLAFMSTRQFERTAPIMGIIIDHFVERPFGNVGHMHPCNYRAPGEDEGAYNGVEDSQEVCTTSFSTSPPSQLYCSRLSYQSPVLVGAADFCHPSTLNAANPHQMGVPGKEGGVPQQVPVQPCHGAQAEHRRVSSCPPADHVPATPSSSGEDAETSSRSVGVKSGSPCGVLETTFTRKVGAFVNKPGTQVTTASLDLPFAAFAPRAYDLEENDPMVQPPESSATSSPLQGSLHSQGSGESGGPAQDDFVMVDFKPAFSKDDLLPMDLGTFYREFQNPPQLTSLTIDVSSQSMAEDLDSLPEKLAVYEKNIDEFDAFVDTLQ; the protein is encoded by the exons ATGATGGACAGTGATCTAAGTCCTCAGGATAAAAAAGACTTGGACAAGTTCATAAAGTTTTTCGCTTTGAAG ACAGTACAGGTGATAGTCCAAGCTCGACTTGGGGAAAAAGTATGCACACGCTCCTTGTCTTCACCTACTGGCTCTGATTGG TTCAACCTGGCAATCAAAGATATCCCAGAAGTTACACATGAGTCAAAGAAAGCTCTGGCCGGGCAGCTTCCTGGCATCGAACGGTCCATGTGTGTTGAGATCTCCCTCAAAACCTCAGAG GGAGACTCGATGGAATTGGAGACATGGTGTCTCGAAATGAACGAGAA GTGTGACAAAGATATTAAAGTGTCCTACACTGTCTATAACCGCATGTCATTACTGCTCAAGTCACTACTGGCTATCACAAGGGTAACCCCAGCCTACAAACTCTCACGAAAGCAAGGGCACGACTATGTCATACTGTACAG GATATATTTTGGAGAGGTTCAACTTACAGGATTGGGAGAAG GGTTCCAGACAGTGCGTGTAGGAGTTGTGGGTACTCCTATTGGAACCATCACCTTATCTTGTGCCTACAGGACAAACCTGGCCTTCATGTCCACCAG GCAGTTTGAGAGGACGGCTCCGATTATGGGCATAATCATTGACCACTTCGTTGAGCGCCCCTTTGGCAACGTGGGACACATGCATCCATGTAACTACAG AGCACCCGGAGAAGATGAAGGAGCATACAATGGGGTGGAGGATTCTCAGGAAGTGTGCACCACGTCCTTCTCCACTTCTCCACCCTCACAA ctctactGCTCTCGTCTTTCTTATCAGTCTCCTGTGCTTGTTGGAGCTGCTGACTTCTGCCACCCCTCTACCTTAAACGCTGCCAACCCACACCAG ATGGGAGTTCCAGGGAAGGAGGGCGGCGTACCCCAGCAGGTGCCTGTGCAGCCTTGTCATGGAGCCCAGGCAGAGCATCGACGAGTGTCCTCATGCCCCCCTGCTGATCATGTTCCCGCCACGCCATCCAGCAG TGGTGAGGACGCAGAGACCTCGTCGAGGAGCGTTGGGGTGAAGAGTGGCTCTCCCTGTGGTGTACTGGAGACCACCTTCACCAGGAAAGTGGGTGCCTTTGTCAACAAGCCAGGCACACAG GTAACCACAGCAAGCCTGGACTTACCATTTGCAGCGTTTGCTCCCAGAGCCTATGACCTCGAGGAAAATGACCCTATG GTTCAGCCGCCGGAGTCCTCAGCCACGTCCTCTCCTCTGCAGGGCAGTTTGCACTCCCAAGGCTCTGGTGAGAGTGGAGGCCCGGCACAGGACGACTTTGTTATGGTGGACTTT AAGCCTGCGTTCTCCAAGGATGACCTCCTTCCCATGGACCTTGGCACATTCTACAGAGAGTTCCAGAATCCCCCACAGCTCACCAGCCTCACTATTGATGTCAGTTCTCAGTCCATGGCAGAAGACCTG GACTCTCTTCCTGAAAAACTGGCAGTATACGAGAAGAACATTGATGAATTTGATGCATTTGTGGACACATTGCAGTAG
- the LOC124035883 gene encoding rho GTPase-activating protein 1-like, whose protein sequence is MSSDLLVDLNDDLGVDDPSSNALDQLKLSPMGDKLWPPDDSSMSKSETDISKRLGEGSHLSWDHPYYDIARHQIVEVAGDDNFGRKVIVFNACRMPPHHELDHHKLLMYLKATLDQYVESDYTLIYFHNGLTSENKPSLSWLRDAYREFDRKYKKNIKALYIVHPTIFIKTLLILFKPLISFKFGRKINYINYLSELEDVVKCEQLVIPTRVRDYDEKIRASLKPSVQAQMSPPRSPPLPNQQFGVSLPMLRARSSDNEAVPLVMRDTVAFLMEQGLEIEGIFRRSANVTLVKDVQHRYNSGEEVSFSQMEDVHLAAVILKTFLRELPEPLLTYQLYNDIVNFHNVDSSAKVTAIQNMLAMLPEENYTSLKFLIEFLVQVSAQSEINKMNNTNLAVVFGPNLLWGQDAAMTLSAIGPINSFTRTLLDQHYEVFSP, encoded by the exons ATGTCTTCAGACCTTCTGGTTGACCTCAATGATGACCTTGGTGTAGATGATCCCTCCAGCAATGCCCTGGACCAGCTCAAACTGTCTCCAATGGGGGACAAGCTGTGGCCCCCAGATGACTCCAGTATGAGCAAGTCTG AGACGGACATATCCAAGCGGTTGGGGGAGGGGTCACACCtatcctgggaccacccatactatGATATTGCCAGGCATCAGATTGTCGAAGTAGCAG GTGATGATAACTTTGGCAGGAAGGTGATTGTCTTCAACGCCTGTCGGATGCCCCCCCACCACGAACTGGACCACCACAAGCTACTGAT GTACCTGAAGGCTACCCTAGACCAGTATGTTGAGAGCGACTACACCCTCATCTACTTCCATAATGGCCTCACCAGTGAGAACAAGCCATCTCTCAGCTGGCTGAGAGACGCCTACAGAGAATTTGACCGGAA GTACAAGAAGAACatcaaggcactgtacattgtcCACCCCACCATCTTCATCAAGACTCTTCTCATCCTCTTCAAGCCTCTCATCAG CTTCAAGTTTGGACGAAAGATCAACTACATCAACTACCTGAGTGAACTGGAGGACGTTGTTAAGTGTGAGCAGCTAGTGATACCCACCCGGGTGCGAGA CTATGATGAAAAAATCAGAGCCTCACTGAAACCATCAGTTCAGGCCCAGATGTCCCCCCCTCGCAGTCCACCACTACCCAATCAACAGTTTGGAGTCTCCTTGCCAAT GCTAAGAGCAAGAAGTTCTGACAACGAAGCAGTACCATTGGTGATGCGAGACACCGTGGCCTTCTTAATGGAACAAG GCCTTGAAATTGAGGGGATATTCCGGCGGTCAGCCAACGTGACGCTCGTCAAGGATGTTCAACACAGATATAACTCGG GTGAGGAGGTGAGTTTTTCCCAGATGGAGGACGTTCACCTGGCAGCTGTCATCCTCAAGACATTCCTCAGAGAACTACCAGAGCCCCTCCTCACATACCAGCTCTACAATGACATTGTCAACTTCCACA ATGTTGACAGCAGTGCCAAAGTGACTGCGATCCAGAACATGCTGGCAATGCTCCCCGAGGAGAACTATACATCCTTGaagttcctcattgagttcctgGTGCAG GTGTCCGCACAGAGTGAGATCAACAAGATGAACAACACCAACCTGGCAGTGGTGTTCGGACCCAACCTACTATGGGGACAAGACGCTGCCATGACACTCAGTGCCATCGGCCCCATCAATAGCTTCACCAGAACTCTGTTGGACCAACACTACGAGGTCTTTTCTCCCTAA
- the LOC124035882 gene encoding autophagy-related protein 13-like isoform X3, with amino-acid sequence MHSMMDSDLSPQDKKDLDKFIKFFALKTVQVIVQARLGEKVCTRSLSSPTGSDWFNLAIKDIPEVTHESKKALAGQLPGIERSMCVEISLKTSEGDSMELETWCLEMNEKCDKDIKVSYTVYNRMSLLLKSLLAITRVTPAYKLSRKQGHDYVILYRIYFGEVQLTGLGEGFQTVRVGVVGTPIGTITLSCAYRTNLAFMSTRQFERTAPIMGIIIDHFVERPFGNVGHMHPCNYRAPGEDEGAYNGVEDSQEVCTTSFSTSPPSQMGVPGKEGGVPQQVPVQPCHGAQAEHRRVSSCPPADHVPATPSSSGEDAETSSRSVGVKSGSPCGVLETTFTRKVGAFVNKPGTQVTTASLDLPFAAFAPRAYDLEENDPMVQPPESSATSSPLQGSLHSQGSGESGGPAQDDFVMVDFKPAFSKDDLLPMDLGTFYREFQNPPQLTSLTIDVSSQSMAEDLDSLPEKLAVYEKNIDEFDAFVDTLQ; translated from the exons A TGCATTCCATGATGGACAGTGATCTAAGTCCTCAGGATAAAAAAGACTTGGACAAGTTCATAAAGTTTTTCGCTTTGAAG ACAGTACAGGTGATAGTCCAAGCTCGACTTGGGGAAAAAGTATGCACACGCTCCTTGTCTTCACCTACTGGCTCTGATTGG TTCAACCTGGCAATCAAAGATATCCCAGAAGTTACACATGAGTCAAAGAAAGCTCTGGCCGGGCAGCTTCCTGGCATCGAACGGTCCATGTGTGTTGAGATCTCCCTCAAAACCTCAGAG GGAGACTCGATGGAATTGGAGACATGGTGTCTCGAAATGAACGAGAA GTGTGACAAAGATATTAAAGTGTCCTACACTGTCTATAACCGCATGTCATTACTGCTCAAGTCACTACTGGCTATCACAAGGGTAACCCCAGCCTACAAACTCTCACGAAAGCAAGGGCACGACTATGTCATACTGTACAG GATATATTTTGGAGAGGTTCAACTTACAGGATTGGGAGAAG GGTTCCAGACAGTGCGTGTAGGAGTTGTGGGTACTCCTATTGGAACCATCACCTTATCTTGTGCCTACAGGACAAACCTGGCCTTCATGTCCACCAG GCAGTTTGAGAGGACGGCTCCGATTATGGGCATAATCATTGACCACTTCGTTGAGCGCCCCTTTGGCAACGTGGGACACATGCATCCATGTAACTACAG AGCACCCGGAGAAGATGAAGGAGCATACAATGGGGTGGAGGATTCTCAGGAAGTGTGCACCACGTCCTTCTCCACTTCTCCACCCTCACAA ATGGGAGTTCCAGGGAAGGAGGGCGGCGTACCCCAGCAGGTGCCTGTGCAGCCTTGTCATGGAGCCCAGGCAGAGCATCGACGAGTGTCCTCATGCCCCCCTGCTGATCATGTTCCCGCCACGCCATCCAGCAG TGGTGAGGACGCAGAGACCTCGTCGAGGAGCGTTGGGGTGAAGAGTGGCTCTCCCTGTGGTGTACTGGAGACCACCTTCACCAGGAAAGTGGGTGCCTTTGTCAACAAGCCAGGCACACAG GTAACCACAGCAAGCCTGGACTTACCATTTGCAGCGTTTGCTCCCAGAGCCTATGACCTCGAGGAAAATGACCCTATG GTTCAGCCGCCGGAGTCCTCAGCCACGTCCTCTCCTCTGCAGGGCAGTTTGCACTCCCAAGGCTCTGGTGAGAGTGGAGGCCCGGCACAGGACGACTTTGTTATGGTGGACTTT AAGCCTGCGTTCTCCAAGGATGACCTCCTTCCCATGGACCTTGGCACATTCTACAGAGAGTTCCAGAATCCCCCACAGCTCACCAGCCTCACTATTGATGTCAGTTCTCAGTCCATGGCAGAAGACCTG GACTCTCTTCCTGAAAAACTGGCAGTATACGAGAAGAACATTGATGAATTTGATGCATTTGTGGACACATTGCAGTAG